One window of Salegentibacter sp. Hel_I_6 genomic DNA carries:
- a CDS encoding DUF1599 domain-containing protein has translation MQNTSKQYDAVVANCRGLFINKMKDYGSAWRILRLPSLTDQIFIKAQRIRKLQENDVRKVDEDEKSEFIGIINYSVMALIQLEKGVVAQPDLGLEAATELYDEKIAETKALMMNKNHDYGEAWRDMRVSSLTDLIIQKLLRVKQIEDNKGQTLVSEGIDANYQDMINYSIFAMILMNENEE, from the coding sequence ATGCAGAATACCTCGAAACAGTATGACGCAGTGGTAGCAAACTGCCGCGGCCTGTTTATTAACAAGATGAAAGATTACGGAAGCGCCTGGAGAATTCTAAGGCTACCGTCACTTACCGACCAAATCTTTATCAAAGCCCAGCGAATACGCAAACTTCAGGAAAATGACGTTAGAAAAGTAGATGAAGACGAAAAATCTGAATTTATTGGGATCATCAATTATTCGGTAATGGCTTTAATCCAGTTGGAGAAAGGCGTTGTTGCCCAACCAGACCTTGGATTAGAGGCGGCAACAGAACTTTACGACGAAAAAATAGCTGAAACTAAGGCTTTAATGATGAATAAAAATCATGATTATGGCGAAGCCTGGCGCGATATGCGAGTGAGTTCTTTGACAGATCTTATTATTCAGAAACTATTGCGGGTTAAGCAAATTGAAGATAATAAAGGGCAAACTCTGGTAAGTGAGGGTATTGATGCGAATTACCAGGATATGATAAATTATTCCATTTTCGCAATGATTCTTATGAATGAAAACGAAGAATAG
- the folP gene encoding dihydropteroate synthase, whose amino-acid sequence MTINCKGELINLSSPKVMGIINTTPNSFYAESRKTSEKDILKQVEKMLKDGAHFIDVGGYSTPPGAPKVEETEELKRVLPVIELILKHFPETIISVDTFRANVAEESIAAGAAIINDISAGNLDPEMMKTVAKHQVPYIMMHMRGTPQTMKDLNQYVDLFQDILFYFSEKISAARALGINDLIVDPGFGFAKNIAQNFELLSKMELLKNLELPILAGLSRKSLIYKTLNTTPQEALNGTTFLNSIALSKGASILRVHDVKEAVECTKLYAELSK is encoded by the coding sequence ATGACCATAAATTGTAAAGGCGAACTTATAAATCTTAGCAGCCCCAAAGTGATGGGAATCATCAATACCACTCCTAATTCTTTTTATGCTGAAAGCCGAAAAACTTCGGAAAAAGATATTCTGAAGCAAGTAGAAAAAATGCTGAAAGACGGCGCCCATTTTATTGATGTTGGCGGTTACAGCACCCCTCCCGGCGCACCAAAAGTTGAAGAAACCGAAGAACTGAAGCGTGTACTTCCTGTAATAGAACTTATTTTAAAACATTTTCCGGAAACAATAATTTCCGTAGATACTTTTAGAGCAAATGTCGCCGAAGAAAGTATTGCCGCCGGTGCAGCGATAATCAACGATATTTCTGCCGGAAACCTGGACCCCGAAATGATGAAAACCGTTGCCAAACACCAGGTTCCATATATTATGATGCACATGCGCGGCACGCCACAAACTATGAAAGACCTCAATCAATATGTCGATCTTTTCCAGGATATTTTATTCTATTTTTCAGAAAAAATAAGTGCAGCGAGAGCTTTGGGAATCAACGATCTTATAGTAGATCCCGGTTTCGGATTTGCTAAAAATATTGCTCAAAATTTTGAATTACTTTCTAAAATGGAACTATTGAAAAATTTGGAACTACCAATTCTGGCCGGACTTTCACGAAAATCATTGATCTATAAAACCCTTAATACAACTCCGCAGGAAGCTTTAAACGGCACTACTTTTTTAAATAGCATCGCTTTAAGTAAAGGCGCTTCGATTCTAAGGGTACACGATGTAAAAGAAGCGGTAGAATGCACTAAATTATACGCAGAACTTAGTAAGTAG
- the cdaA gene encoding diadenylate cyclase CdaA: MDIINLRFLDVLDIVFVALLLYYLYKLVKGTVAVNIFIGIVIIYLMGSLTQLLQMELLSSVLGEFIGVGMFALIVVFQQEIRKFLLMIGSTNFTQKGKFFTQLRFLKGDLETSTNVEDIISACEIMGQTYTGALIIIQKNTNLDFVKNSGDDMNIELNQPIIESIFYKNSPLHDGAMVIEDNKITATRVILPVSNDRSIPLRFGLRHRAAVGITEKTDALALVVSEETGQISYVKDGEFVMFESTEELIDRIKEDLL, translated from the coding sequence TTGGATATAATAAATCTTCGTTTTCTCGATGTCCTGGATATTGTATTTGTAGCCCTACTGCTGTATTATTTATACAAGCTGGTAAAAGGAACGGTTGCGGTAAATATCTTTATCGGGATTGTGATCATTTATCTTATGGGAAGCCTTACGCAATTGCTTCAAATGGAGCTTTTGAGCAGTGTTTTAGGTGAATTTATAGGCGTGGGAATGTTTGCCCTAATCGTTGTTTTTCAGCAGGAAATAAGAAAATTCCTTTTAATGATTGGTTCTACTAATTTCACACAAAAGGGAAAATTTTTCACCCAACTTAGGTTTTTAAAAGGCGATTTAGAGACCAGCACGAATGTAGAAGATATTATTTCGGCTTGTGAAATTATGGGTCAGACTTATACGGGCGCCTTAATTATTATTCAGAAAAACACGAACCTGGATTTTGTGAAAAATTCGGGTGACGATATGAATATTGAACTTAATCAACCTATTATAGAATCTATTTTCTATAAAAATTCACCACTTCACGATGGTGCGATGGTAATTGAGGATAACAAAATTACCGCTACAAGGGTTATTTTACCGGTTTCTAACGATAGATCTATTCCGCTAAGGTTTGGATTACGTCATCGGGCTGCCGTTGGAATTACCGAAAAAACCGATGCGCTCGCACTGGTTGTAAGTGAAGAAACCGGGCAAATTTCTTATGTAAAAGATGGGGAATTCGTGATGTTTGAAAGTACCGAAGAACTTATTGATAGAATTAAAGAAGATCTTTTATAA